ATTGACCTAGGGGTTTGCCTACTTCTACTCGGTGTGTGTAGGTCTGAATTGGTTCGCCTGTGTAGCCGGTGTTGAAGAAGTTATTAGTCAACTTGTACACCTCATTGGCGAGGGAAATAAGTTTGTTCTGGTTCGTAGAAAAGTTGAAGCTCGAGTTCCAGACAAAGCTTTTTGTCTGTACCGGTACTAAATTGAGTAGCACCTCGAGGCCTCTATTCTCCAAAGAACCAACGTTCGCAGTGGTCGTTCTGAACAGGTTAGGCGGCGAAGGAACTTCATAGTCGTACAGCAAACCATTAGTACGTCGGATGTAGTAGTCCACTGTACCATTAATCCGGCCTTTGAAAAAGGAGTAATCCAAACCCACGTTTGCTTCACGCTTTTCCTCCCAACGCAAATAGGGGTTGGGATTACTTGAAGGAGTTAGGGTTTGAATCCAACTGCCATTAGATAAAAATGGCTGTCCATAAGCTTGACGTGCCACTCCTAAGAACGACCGGCCGGGCGCTGTGCCCGTCACGCCGTAACCCGCCCGGAGTTTCAAATCATCCAGAAAGGCTAGGTCCTGCATGAAATTTTCGCCCTTGATACGCCAGCCGACTGAAACTGCCGGAAAAGAGCCCCAGGGCTGCTTAGCGCCTAAGAAGCGAGACGAGGCTTCGCGCCGGAGGCTAGCCAACAGCAAGTATTTTTCCTTGTAGTTGTAGGTCACACGGCCGAAGAAGCCTACTAGGTTCCACTGACCTTTGTCGCTGTACATCGATGCGCGTCCAAGACGTAGCGCGTTGCCGAGGCCCACATTGTTGTAGGTGAATAAGTCAGTAGGGAAGTCTGAGTTCGACAAGTAGTAATTCTCCGACGTATTCTGCTGGTAGCTGTAGCCGCCTAACACCGAAAAACGATGTTCGCCAAAGCTGCGGTTGTAAGTCGCCGTCAACTCGGCTAATCTTTCTACTACCTGAGTGGTGCCGCGAGATGCATAGCCGTTTAAGCCGTCGCGTAGCGTAGACGGATGCTGCTTGGTTTCAGAGTATCCCCGCACTTGGTTGTAGCGCGTATTGGAAGCTAGGGCTTTCAACTGCAAATTGTCGACTGGTTCCCAAACGATGCTTCCGTTCAAACGGGTGTTCTGGTACGTATTCAGGCCATCCGATTCGTAGAGGCGTGAAAGTGGATTTTCGTAGTTGAACAGTGAAAGTTGCTGGGCGTAGGTTCCGTCAGGATTGTAAACCGGAGCTGTAGGATTTCGAATAATGGCCTGCCGATACGTGTAGCCATTAAATGCACGGCCCTCGCCAAAGTTGCCACCATCCGGAATGCCATAAAATCCGCCATCAACTGTTGAAGTATAACGGTTGTTGCTATTCAGAATACCTAGGTTGATCTTCACCCGCCCATCAAACATGGCGTGATTAACATCGGCCCGACCTGTGAAGGTACGGTTGTCTGTTTTTTGAAAAACCCCCTCGAAGTAGCGGTAATTGCCGTTAAGCAAATAATTCGTCTGTCCGTTGCCTCCTTTGAAGGTAACGTTGTGCACGTGGATCAATGGGTTCTGGCTGATCTCCTTAATCCAATCGGTGCTGGCACCTTGGTCAGTGAAGGCTACGCCCTCAGCTAGTTTTTGCCGGTACTCACTAG
This Hymenobacter sp. GOD-10R DNA region includes the following protein-coding sequences:
- a CDS encoding TonB-dependent receptor — encoded protein: MKIPLPHANSFVLAASLCGMSVTMPNESLAAARLIKPIFQADGPVKGRVIDNQGAALPGVNVVVKGTTNGTQTDAEGNYSLSAPANAVLVFSFVGSAAQEVIIGGRSVINVTLQPDAKALGDVVVVGYGTQRRADLTSSVASVKEESFIKGATKDAGQLLQGKVAGLTVSTPSGDPTANSQIVLRGTTTLNSSTQPLILIDGIPGTLNTVAPEDIESIDVLKDGSAAAIYGTRGTNGVILITTRRPKGNITPTIEYSGYVSTQRIARRPEMLTASEYRQKLAEGVAFTDQGASTDWIKEISQNPLIHVHNVTFKGGNGQTNYLLNGNYRYFEGVFQKTDNRTFTGRADVNHAMFDGRVKINLGILNSNNRYTSTVDGGFYGIPDGGNFGEGRAFNGYTYRQAIIRNPTAPVYNPDGTYAQQLSLFNYENPLSRLYESDGLNTYQNTRLNGSIVWEPVDNLQLKALASNTRYNQVRGYSETKQHPSTLRDGLNGYASRGTTQVVERLAELTATYNRSFGEHRFSVLGGYSYQQNTSENYYLSNSDFPTDLFTYNNVGLGNALRLGRASMYSDKGQWNLVGFFGRVTYNYKEKYLLLASLRREASSRFLGAKQPWGSFPAVSVGWRIKGENFMQDLAFLDDLKLRAGYGVTGTAPGRSFLGVARQAYGQPFLSNGSWIQTLTPSSNPNPYLRWEEKREANVGLDYSFFKGRINGTVDYYIRRTNGLLYDYEVPSPPNLFRTTTANVGSLENRGLEVLLNLVPVQTKSFVWNSSFNFSTNQNKLISLANEVYKLTNNFFNTGYTGEPIQTYTHRVEVGKPLGQFYGYKVVDVTDDGQWIYQTKSGERLPYDQFTHSEDDKQILGNGLPKYYAGWNNNFQYKRLDLGVTMRGAFSYQILNFQRMYYENTGITQYNQLRSTYDKVFDKAVLSTKMPLEYNSYYIEDGDFWKIDNITLGYNFKPNLVKHIKNLRVYASTLNTFTITGYKGIDPEVNRIGLAPGDDDRDKFPTVRTFTLGVNLTL